A section of the Streptomyces xinghaiensis S187 genome encodes:
- a CDS encoding vitamin K epoxide reductase family protein, whose amino-acid sequence MSSRPSPTADSAPDSAAGRPAPMPAPEGDGIGAGRLTAVVITVAGLLGWLASFGLARDSWALLEDPDYAPACDISPVIGCGDIARTWQSEAFGGVPNMLWGLGVFAVVGALGLALLAGARFRRWLWLLLLGGSLLGVVFAHWLIYQSLYVLGELCPYCMLIWVVTIALFWTLLTDGLRNGVLPVPEHRRKAAEAVLDVRWLLLFGWYAVIAVFILTRFWSYWTSLV is encoded by the coding sequence ATGAGCTCCCGGCCCTCCCCCACCGCGGACTCCGCCCCGGACTCCGCCGCCGGCCGGCCCGCGCCGATGCCCGCCCCCGAGGGGGACGGCATCGGCGCGGGCCGTCTCACGGCCGTCGTCATCACCGTGGCGGGCCTCCTCGGGTGGCTCGCCTCGTTCGGCCTGGCCCGAGACTCCTGGGCGCTGCTGGAGGACCCGGACTACGCGCCGGCCTGCGACATCAGCCCTGTCATCGGCTGCGGGGACATCGCGCGGACCTGGCAGTCGGAGGCCTTCGGCGGCGTCCCCAACATGCTGTGGGGCCTGGGCGTCTTCGCCGTCGTGGGCGCGCTCGGCCTGGCCCTGCTGGCCGGGGCGCGGTTCCGCCGGTGGCTGTGGCTGCTCCTCCTCGGCGGCTCCCTGCTCGGGGTGGTCTTCGCGCACTGGCTGATCTACCAGTCGCTGTACGTCCTCGGTGAGCTGTGCCCGTACTGCATGCTGATCTGGGTGGTCACCATCGCCCTCTTCTGGACACTGCTGACGGACGGCCTGCGCAACGGGGTGCTGCCGGTGCCGGAGCACCGCCGGAAGGCGGCCGAGGCGGTGCTGGACGTGCGCTGGCTGCTGCTCTTCGGCTGGTACGCGGTGATCGCCGTGTTCATCCTGACCCGCTTCTGGTCGTACTGGACGAGCCTCGTCTGA
- the narJ gene encoding nitrate reductase molybdenum cofactor assembly chaperone has protein sequence MSPLNPLQAVRTRIRPAARRPADLTPEERETRCLLLRLCSLLLQYPDDELAAARAVLDSSVRALPDSPAAAELAEFAGWFTATGPDDLRRHYVEVFDLRRKSSLYLTYYLHGDTRRRGMALLTLAQCYRATGWESGSGELPDHLPVVLEYAALTGTAAGEAPLRRHRRGLELIRRSLGAADSPYEHVLAAVLSLLPPATDADLRAVAELAAAGPPAEDVGMDPFDGGVFAPPGTFVPPAPEPPTRVPVPGPDAAPSTDPTTDPTTRENLR, from the coding sequence GTGAGCCCCCTGAACCCGCTGCAGGCGGTCCGCACCCGGATCCGCCCCGCCGCCCGGCGGCCCGCGGACCTCACCCCGGAGGAGCGGGAGACCCGCTGTCTGCTGCTCCGCCTCTGCTCGCTCCTGCTGCAGTACCCGGACGACGAGCTGGCCGCCGCCCGGGCCGTGCTCGACAGCTCCGTACGGGCGCTGCCGGACTCCCCGGCGGCCGCCGAGCTGGCGGAGTTCGCCGGCTGGTTCACGGCCACCGGCCCGGACGATCTGCGGCGCCACTACGTCGAGGTGTTCGACCTGCGGCGCAAGAGCAGCCTCTACCTCACCTACTACCTGCACGGCGACACCCGGCGGCGCGGCATGGCGCTGCTGACGCTCGCCCAGTGCTACCGCGCCACCGGCTGGGAGAGCGGCAGCGGTGAACTCCCCGACCACCTGCCGGTGGTCCTGGAGTACGCCGCCCTGACCGGCACGGCGGCCGGTGAGGCGCCGCTGCGGCGGCACCGGCGCGGCCTGGAGCTGATCCGCCGCTCCCTGGGCGCGGCGGACTCCCCGTACGAGCACGTCCTGGCCGCGGTGCTGTCGCTGCTGCCGCCGGCGACCGACGCGGATCTGCGGGCCGTGGCCGAACTGGCCGCGGCCGGGCCGCCCGCGGAGGACGTGGGCATGGACCCGTTCGACGGCGGCGTGTTCGCGCCGCCCGGCACCTTCGTGCCCCCGGCGCCGGAGCCGCCCACCCGGGTGCCCGTTCCCGGCCCGGACGCCGCTCCCTCCACCGACCCGACCACCGACCCGACCACCAGGGAGAACCTCCGATGA
- a CDS encoding nitrate reductase subunit alpha, producing the protein MANERTADPGGDAPGRNWPLSARRLLTRGEVSADGRAVYGENDPRWEDFYRGRWAHDKVVRSTHGVNCTGSCSWMVYVKEGLITWEHQATDYPSIGADCPEYEPRGCPRGASFSWYTYSPSRVRYPYVRGTLLTMWREARKRLGDPVAAWAEITGDPAKARAYKRARGKGGLVRADWDEVAELIAAAHVHTVKTYGPDRTAGFSPIPAMSMASFAAGTRFLSLIGGTLLSFYDWYADLPIASPQSFGDQTDVPEAADWWNAGYLVMWGSNIPVTRTPDAHFLTEVRYRGTKVVAVAPDYADNVKHADEWLAPHPGTDGALAMAMGHVVLKEFLVDREVPYFRDYLRRYTDAPFLITLREHGGSLVPDRFLTAADLGEGGEHPEFKTVLLDETTGEPVVPGGSLGFRWGEQGKGKWNLELGDTVPALTLQERAEDRVEVTLPRFDEGATEGGSSMVRGIPVRRVGGRLVTTVFDLMLAQYGVHREGLPGRWPTGYEDASEPYTPAWQETVTSVPAVQAARIAREFARNAERTEGRSMIAMGAGTNHWFHSDTIYRAFLALTTMTGCQGVNGGGWAHYVGQEKVRPVTGLQHLAFAFDWQRPTRHMAGTSYWYMNTDQWRYEAFGPEELSSPLGEGRFTGRAFADCLAQAVRMGWTPGHPAFDRNPLDLADEAKAAGRDVPAHVVDQLKSGELKFAAEDPDDPANFPRVLTVWRANLLGSSGKGNEYFLRHLLGADSAVRSAETPPEGRPKEVTWHEEAPEGKLDLMVSVDFRLTSTGLFSDVVLPAATWYEKDDLSSTDMHPFVHAFTPAISPPWQAKTDYDTFLAIADRFSELAKDHLGTRTDVLAVPLTHDTPDELAQPGGIVRDWKTGACEPVPGRTMPKLVTVERDYGAVADKMRAVGPLLDTLGTTTKGVTVHPNREIDELRRRNGAVRGGAADGRPSLATASDMCEAILALSGTTNGRLATEGFRALEERTGTELAHLSAEREGERITFADTRTQPRAVMTSYEWSGSETDGRRYSPFTINVEQRKPWHTLTGRQHFFVDHDWMAELGEQLPVFRPPLDARRHYGDEHLGEDGRAEVTVRYLTPHSKWSIHSEYQDNAYMLALSRGGPVIWMSSADAERIGVRDNEWVEAYNRNGVVAARAVVSHRMPEGTVYMYHAQDRTVNVPRTEVSGKRGGTHNALTRLLLKPSHLIGGYAQFTYAFNYYGPTGNQRDEVTVIRRRAQQVDY; encoded by the coding sequence ATGGCGAACGAGAGAACCGCAGATCCCGGCGGAGATGCCCCCGGCCGCAACTGGCCCCTGTCCGCACGGCGACTGCTGACGCGCGGTGAGGTGTCCGCGGACGGGCGGGCGGTGTACGGCGAGAACGACCCCCGGTGGGAGGACTTCTACCGGGGCCGCTGGGCGCACGACAAGGTGGTCCGCTCCACCCACGGGGTCAACTGCACCGGCTCCTGCTCCTGGATGGTCTATGTCAAGGAGGGGCTGATCACCTGGGAGCACCAGGCCACCGACTACCCGTCGATCGGTGCCGACTGCCCCGAGTACGAGCCGCGGGGCTGCCCGCGCGGCGCCTCGTTCTCCTGGTACACCTACTCCCCGAGCCGGGTCCGCTACCCGTATGTGCGCGGGACGCTGCTGACGATGTGGCGGGAGGCCCGGAAGCGGCTGGGCGACCCGGTGGCCGCCTGGGCGGAGATCACCGGGGACCCGGCCAAGGCGCGGGCGTACAAGCGGGCGCGCGGCAAGGGCGGGCTCGTCCGCGCCGACTGGGACGAGGTGGCGGAGCTGATCGCCGCCGCCCATGTGCACACCGTCAAGACCTACGGTCCGGACCGCACCGCCGGCTTCTCCCCGATCCCCGCGATGTCCATGGCGTCCTTCGCCGCGGGCACCCGCTTCCTGTCGCTGATCGGCGGCACGCTGCTCTCCTTCTACGACTGGTACGCCGACCTGCCGATCGCGTCCCCGCAGTCCTTCGGCGACCAGACGGACGTCCCGGAGGCGGCCGACTGGTGGAACGCCGGCTATCTCGTGATGTGGGGCTCCAACATCCCGGTCACCCGCACGCCTGACGCGCACTTCCTCACCGAGGTCCGCTACCGGGGCACCAAGGTGGTGGCGGTCGCACCCGACTACGCCGACAACGTCAAGCACGCCGACGAGTGGCTCGCCCCGCACCCGGGCACCGACGGCGCCCTGGCCATGGCGATGGGGCATGTGGTCCTCAAGGAGTTCCTCGTCGACCGCGAGGTGCCGTACTTCCGGGACTATCTGCGCCGCTACACCGACGCCCCGTTCCTGATCACCCTGCGCGAGCACGGCGGCTCCCTGGTGCCGGACCGCTTCCTGACCGCCGCCGACCTGGGCGAGGGCGGGGAGCACCCCGAGTTCAAGACCGTGCTGCTGGACGAGACCACCGGCGAGCCCGTGGTCCCCGGCGGCTCGCTCGGCTTCCGCTGGGGCGAGCAGGGCAAGGGCAAGTGGAACCTGGAGCTGGGCGACACGGTGCCCGCGCTCACGCTGCAGGAGCGCGCCGAGGACCGGGTGGAGGTGACCCTCCCCCGCTTCGACGAGGGCGCGACCGAGGGCGGCTCCTCGATGGTCCGCGGGATCCCGGTGCGCCGGGTCGGCGGCCGGCTGGTGACGACCGTCTTCGACCTGATGCTCGCCCAGTACGGCGTGCACCGCGAGGGCCTGCCCGGCCGCTGGCCGACCGGCTACGAGGACGCCTCCGAGCCGTACACCCCCGCCTGGCAGGAGACGGTCACCTCGGTGCCGGCCGTGCAGGCCGCGCGCATCGCGCGGGAGTTCGCCCGCAACGCGGAGCGCACCGAGGGCCGCTCGATGATCGCCATGGGCGCGGGGACCAACCACTGGTTCCACTCCGACACCATCTACCGGGCGTTCCTGGCGCTCACCACGATGACCGGCTGCCAGGGCGTCAACGGCGGCGGCTGGGCGCACTACGTCGGCCAGGAGAAGGTGCGCCCCGTCACCGGGCTGCAGCACCTGGCGTTCGCCTTCGACTGGCAGCGGCCGACCCGGCACATGGCCGGCACCTCCTACTGGTACATGAACACCGACCAGTGGCGGTACGAGGCGTTCGGCCCCGAGGAGCTCTCCTCGCCGCTCGGTGAGGGCCGCTTCACCGGCCGCGCGTTCGCCGACTGCCTCGCCCAGGCGGTGCGGATGGGCTGGACCCCGGGCCACCCGGCGTTCGACCGCAACCCGCTCGACCTCGCCGACGAGGCGAAGGCCGCCGGCCGCGACGTCCCCGCCCACGTGGTGGACCAGCTGAAGTCCGGCGAGCTGAAGTTCGCCGCGGAGGACCCGGACGACCCGGCCAACTTCCCGCGCGTCCTGACCGTCTGGCGGGCCAACCTGCTGGGCTCCTCCGGCAAGGGCAACGAGTACTTCCTCCGCCATCTGCTGGGCGCGGACTCCGCGGTGCGCTCCGCGGAGACCCCGCCCGAGGGCCGCCCGAAGGAGGTGACGTGGCACGAGGAGGCCCCGGAGGGCAAGCTCGACCTGATGGTCTCGGTGGACTTCCGGCTGACCTCCACCGGCCTGTTCTCGGACGTCGTGCTGCCGGCGGCGACCTGGTACGAGAAGGACGACCTGTCCAGCACGGACATGCACCCCTTCGTCCACGCCTTCACCCCGGCCATCTCCCCGCCCTGGCAGGCCAAGACCGACTACGACACGTTCCTGGCCATCGCCGACCGGTTCAGCGAACTGGCGAAGGACCACCTGGGGACCCGCACCGACGTCCTGGCGGTGCCGCTCACCCACGACACCCCGGACGAGCTGGCACAGCCCGGCGGCATCGTGCGCGACTGGAAGACCGGTGCCTGCGAGCCGGTGCCGGGGCGCACCATGCCCAAGCTGGTGACGGTCGAACGGGACTACGGGGCGGTGGCCGACAAGATGCGCGCGGTCGGCCCGCTGCTGGACACCCTGGGCACGACCACCAAGGGCGTCACCGTCCATCCCAACCGCGAGATCGACGAGTTGCGGCGGCGCAACGGCGCGGTGCGCGGCGGCGCGGCCGACGGCCGGCCGTCGCTGGCCACGGCCTCCGACATGTGCGAGGCGATCCTCGCCCTCTCCGGCACCACCAACGGCCGCCTGGCCACCGAGGGCTTCCGGGCCCTGGAGGAGCGGACGGGGACGGAGCTGGCGCATCTCTCGGCGGAGCGGGAGGGCGAGCGGATCACCTTCGCCGACACCCGCACCCAGCCGCGCGCGGTGATGACCTCGTACGAGTGGTCGGGCAGCGAGACGGACGGGCGGCGCTACTCGCCGTTCACCATCAACGTCGAGCAGCGCAAGCCCTGGCACACCCTCACCGGCCGGCAGCACTTCTTCGTCGACCACGACTGGATGGCCGAACTGGGCGAGCAGCTCCCGGTGTTCCGCCCGCCGCTGGACGCCCGCCGCCACTACGGCGACGAGCACCTGGGCGAGGACGGCCGGGCGGAGGTCACGGTCCGCTATCTGACCCCGCACTCGAAGTGGTCGATCCACTCGGAGTACCAGGACAACGCGTACATGCTGGCGCTCTCCCGCGGCGGCCCGGTGATCTGGATGAGCTCCGCCGACGCCGAGCGCATAGGCGTCCGGGACAACGAGTGGGTGGAGGCGTACAACCGCAACGGCGTCGTCGCCGCCCGGGCCGTGGTCAGCCACCGGATGCCCGAGGGAACGGTGTACATGTACCACGCCCAGGACCGCACGGTGAACGTGCCGAGGACCGAGGTCAGCGGCAAGCGCGGCGGCACCCACAACGCGCTGACCCGGCTGCTGCTCAAGCCGTCCCATCTGATCGGCGGCTACGCCCAGTTCACCTACGCCTTCAACTACTACGGCCCGACCGGCAACCAGCGCGACGAGGTCACCGTGATCCGCCGCCGTGCCCAGCAGGTCGACTACTGA
- the narH gene encoding nitrate reductase subunit beta, which yields MRVMAQVAMVMNLDKCIGCHTCSVTCKQTWSNRPGVEYAWFNNVETKPGVGYPRGYEDQEHWKGGWMLDRRGRLVLRSGGRVKRLLSLFSNPDLPSIDDYYEPVTYEYDTLVDAPVGTHVPVARPRSVLTGEPTAITWGPNWEDGLGGAEETAGADPNLRGSLAEKVKFEFEQTFMFHLPRLCEHCLNPACVSACPSGAMYKREEDGIVLVDQDRCRGWRMCVTACPYKKVYVNHATGKAEKCTFCFPRIEAGQPTVCSETCVGRLRYLGLVLYDADRVGEAAAVQDEHDLLDAQRNVFLDPSDPEVIAAARRDGIAEDWLEAARRSPVYALISRFKVALPLHPEYRTLPMVWYVPPLSPVLDAVGEAGGNADDPDHVFAAVTRLRIPLEYLANLFSAGDTDVVAGVLMKLTALRSHMRAVNLGETGEEAALAAVGLDSVEAEDLHRLLAIAKYEDRYVIPAAHKEDAAALSAMENRCPVESSGDEPAASGKVMLGLPRIRRRDAAPETGGLAGGVS from the coding sequence ATGAGAGTCATGGCACAGGTCGCCATGGTGATGAACCTCGACAAGTGCATTGGTTGCCACACCTGTTCGGTGACCTGCAAGCAGACCTGGTCCAACCGGCCCGGAGTCGAGTACGCCTGGTTCAACAACGTCGAGACGAAACCCGGCGTGGGCTACCCGCGCGGCTACGAGGACCAGGAGCACTGGAAGGGCGGCTGGATGCTGGACCGCCGCGGCCGGCTGGTGCTGCGGTCCGGCGGCCGGGTGAAGCGGCTGCTGTCGCTCTTCTCCAACCCCGACCTGCCGTCGATCGACGACTACTACGAGCCGGTCACCTACGAGTACGACACCCTGGTCGACGCCCCCGTGGGCACTCATGTGCCGGTGGCCCGCCCGCGCTCCGTGCTGACCGGCGAGCCCACCGCGATCACCTGGGGCCCCAACTGGGAGGACGGGCTCGGCGGCGCCGAGGAGACCGCCGGGGCCGACCCGAACCTCCGCGGCTCGCTCGCCGAGAAGGTGAAGTTCGAGTTCGAGCAGACCTTCATGTTCCACCTCCCCCGGCTGTGCGAGCACTGCCTCAACCCGGCCTGTGTCTCCGCCTGCCCGTCGGGCGCGATGTACAAGCGGGAGGAGGACGGCATCGTCCTGGTGGACCAGGACCGCTGCCGCGGCTGGCGGATGTGCGTCACGGCCTGCCCGTACAAGAAGGTCTACGTCAACCACGCCACCGGCAAGGCGGAGAAGTGCACCTTCTGCTTCCCGCGCATCGAGGCGGGCCAGCCGACCGTGTGCTCCGAGACCTGCGTGGGCCGGCTGCGCTACCTCGGCCTGGTGCTGTACGACGCCGACCGGGTCGGCGAGGCCGCGGCCGTCCAGGACGAGCACGACCTGCTGGACGCGCAGCGCAACGTCTTCCTCGACCCGTCCGACCCGGAGGTGATCGCGGCGGCCCGCCGCGACGGCATCGCCGAGGACTGGCTGGAGGCGGCCCGCCGCTCCCCCGTGTACGCGCTGATCTCCCGGTTCAAGGTGGCGCTGCCGCTCCACCCGGAGTACCGCACGCTGCCGATGGTCTGGTACGTGCCGCCGCTCTCCCCCGTGCTCGACGCGGTGGGCGAGGCGGGCGGCAACGCCGACGACCCCGACCACGTGTTCGCCGCCGTGACCCGGCTGCGGATCCCGCTGGAGTACCTGGCGAACCTGTTCAGCGCGGGTGACACCGACGTGGTCGCCGGGGTGCTGATGAAGCTGACCGCGCTCCGCAGCCACATGCGCGCCGTCAACCTCGGCGAGACCGGCGAGGAGGCCGCCCTGGCGGCGGTGGGGCTCGACTCCGTCGAGGCGGAGGACCTGCACCGGCTGCTGGCGATCGCCAAGTACGAGGACCGCTACGTCATCCCCGCCGCGCACAAGGAGGACGCCGCCGCGCTCAGCGCGATGGAGAACCGCTGCCCGGTGGAGAGCTCCGGCGACGAGCCGGCCGCGAGCGGCAAGGTGATGCTGGGCCTGCCCAGGATCCGGCGCCGGGACGCCGCCCCGGAGACCGGCGGACTGGCGGGAGGAGTGTCGTGA
- the narI gene encoding respiratory nitrate reductase subunit gamma — translation MTVAGGQLAAATTAGDLLLWVALPYAALAVCLVGHVWRYRRDQFGWTSRTTQLLEHRWLRWGGPLFHLGAFAVIGGHAVGLLIPASWTEAVGITEHMYHVTAVWLGTVAGIAMVAGLGMLSARRLLSHRIRTTTDRSDKVLFPVLAATVLLGIAATGAHNVFGGGYDYRTTISPWFRGLFTLQPLPEAMTGAPLLFQLHALSALLLFAVWPFTRLVHVWSAPVAYLSRPYLVYRHRAPVAPAGRRGTPAGNSRERQGARR, via the coding sequence ATGACCGTTGCCGGCGGCCAACTCGCCGCTGCCACCACGGCAGGTGACCTCCTGCTCTGGGTGGCCCTCCCCTACGCCGCGCTCGCCGTCTGCCTGGTGGGCCACGTCTGGCGCTACCGCAGGGACCAGTTCGGCTGGACCAGCCGCACCACGCAGCTGCTGGAGCACCGCTGGCTGCGCTGGGGCGGCCCGCTGTTCCACCTGGGCGCCTTCGCCGTGATCGGCGGCCATGCCGTCGGTCTGCTGATCCCGGCCTCCTGGACCGAGGCGGTCGGGATCACCGAGCACATGTACCACGTGACGGCCGTGTGGCTGGGCACGGTCGCCGGGATCGCCATGGTGGCCGGGCTGGGGATGCTCAGCGCCCGCCGGCTGCTGTCCCACCGGATCCGCACCACCACCGACCGGTCCGACAAGGTGCTCTTCCCGGTGCTCGCCGCGACGGTGCTGCTGGGCATCGCGGCGACGGGCGCGCACAACGTCTTCGGCGGCGGCTACGACTACCGCACCACCATCTCGCCCTGGTTCCGCGGGCTGTTCACCCTGCAGCCGCTGCCGGAGGCGATGACCGGGGCGCCGCTGCTGTTCCAGCTGCACGCCCTGTCGGCCCTGCTGCTCTTCGCCGTCTGGCCGTTCACCCGGCTGGTGCACGTGTGGAGCGCGCCCGTCGCGTACCTGTCCCGGCCGTACCTGGTGTACCGGCACCGCGCCCCGGTGGCGCCGGCCGGCCGGCGCGGGACCCCGGCGGGGAACTCCCGGGAGCGGCAGGGGGCCCGGCGATGA
- a CDS encoding TIGR04053 family radical SAM/SPASM domain-containing protein, giving the protein MTDHGPAGGSVPGAAPAGGPGAAVAPAPGRAPSHGPRALRRQHQNVAERPFIVIWESTRACPLACLHCRAEAVTRRNPGELDTEAAEGLLRQVAAFGRPAPLFVITGGDPFQRPDLRHLVAYGTSLGVPMAVSPSGTPTLTPENLTALREAGCTGLSLSLDGSTAELHDGFRGVPGVFRWTLDAWDTARSLGMKVQVNTTVNRGNLLDLPDVVALVREHGAMLWSAFFLVPTGRGRLLEALTPEEAEDVLNFVYDVGLTVPAKTTEAHHFRRVVLQRRVLERREADHVAVLGLGPLYEKLRDRSRELGLHTAVRNARRPPLDVNAGRGFVFVSHLGTVHPSGFLPLGAGSVRERDLATIYRESDLFTGLRDPDRLGGRCGACEFRRVCGGSRSRAYGVTGDPYAEEPWCGYRPGSFPYQEDLAEFLPPAG; this is encoded by the coding sequence ATGACCGATCACGGACCGGCCGGCGGCAGCGTGCCCGGCGCCGCACCGGCCGGCGGGCCGGGTGCCGCCGTCGCGCCCGCACCCGGCCGCGCCCCGTCGCACGGCCCCCGCGCGCTCCGCAGACAGCACCAGAACGTCGCCGAGCGGCCGTTCATCGTGATCTGGGAATCCACCCGGGCCTGCCCGCTGGCCTGCCTGCACTGCCGGGCCGAGGCCGTCACCCGGCGCAACCCCGGCGAGCTGGACACCGAGGCCGCCGAGGGGCTGCTGCGCCAGGTGGCCGCGTTCGGCCGCCCGGCGCCGCTCTTCGTCATCACCGGCGGCGATCCCTTCCAGCGGCCCGACCTGCGGCACCTCGTCGCGTACGGCACCTCGCTCGGCGTGCCGATGGCCGTCTCGCCGTCCGGCACCCCGACCCTGACGCCGGAGAACCTGACCGCCCTGCGCGAGGCGGGCTGCACCGGCCTCTCGCTCAGCCTGGACGGCTCCACCGCCGAACTGCACGACGGCTTCCGCGGCGTGCCCGGCGTCTTCCGCTGGACCCTGGACGCCTGGGACACCGCCCGGAGCCTCGGGATGAAGGTCCAGGTCAACACCACCGTCAACCGCGGGAATCTGCTCGACCTCCCCGACGTCGTGGCCCTCGTGCGGGAGCACGGCGCGATGCTGTGGAGCGCCTTCTTCCTGGTGCCCACCGGGCGCGGCCGGCTGCTGGAGGCCCTGACCCCGGAGGAGGCCGAGGACGTCCTCAACTTCGTGTACGACGTGGGACTGACCGTGCCCGCCAAGACCACGGAGGCGCACCACTTCCGGCGGGTGGTGCTCCAGCGCCGGGTCCTGGAGCGCCGGGAGGCCGACCACGTGGCCGTGCTCGGACTCGGCCCGCTGTACGAGAAGCTGCGGGACCGCTCCCGGGAACTGGGGCTGCACACCGCCGTCCGCAACGCCCGCCGCCCGCCGCTGGACGTCAACGCCGGGCGCGGCTTCGTCTTCGTCTCGCACCTGGGGACCGTGCACCCCAGCGGCTTCCTCCCGCTGGGCGCGGGCAGCGTGCGGGAGCGCGATCTGGCCACGATCTACCGGGAGTCCGATCTCTTCACCGGCCTGCGCGACCCGGACCGGCTGGGCGGCCGCTGCGGCGCCTGCGAGTTCCGCCGGGTCTGCGGCGGCTCGCGCTCGCGCGCCTACGGGGTCACCGGCGACCCGTACGCGGAGGAGCCGTGGTGCGGCTACCGGCCGGGCTCCTTCCCGTACCAGGAGGACTTGGCGGAGTTCCTGCCCCCGGCCGGCTGA